Sequence from the Phalacrocorax carbo chromosome 8, bPhaCar2.1, whole genome shotgun sequence genome:
agggccTGCTCACAACTGTGGTGAAGTGCTTCCCCCTGCTGTAGCTCCAGAAGCTTCTGCCCTTGGCCAGGCACTGCCGCCCAGGTCCACTGCCTGGTCTGCCCACAGCGGCTGTTTCCTGCTGAGGCCACTGCTCTCTACAAGGGAGAAATAAACTGGAAACCATGCAGCTGACATCTTGCCTGCTTTGTGCTTTCCTCCAAGCACTCACTCCTTGATGCAGCTCCCTGCCATGGCTTTGAAATGAGGCtgcacccagagctgctgcccacagtgcccttccttccttccttttcttaccCCTTCCCTTTCCACACATCCTTCTGCTTTGCTGATATGGCAGGGAATGAAAAAGCTGAAGTCCTTGGCCACTGTTTGTATGATTTTGCTGTGTTTGGGGGATGTTTTTGCAGTCTCAGGAGCCAGTGTTGCTTTTAGGAGCTGTACCGAGCAGGCAAGAGCTTTGGGGCAGGCAGTGCAAAATCATCTATTCCTGTAAGAACAGCTGAGCTAGCCCCATGGCCCTGCCTTCTGCTGGTGCCGTGGCAGCCAATCGCACCCCCTCAGTGTGAGGTGCAGGAGGATTGCTTGGATTGTGCATAGATGTTGTGTGGTGCCCACCAACGGACTGTGTTTCTCACtgaatctgttttctgttgagACAGACTTTTAGAAGCTGAGCAGCGTGCTGTGCTTGTAACATTGCATCCAGGAGTGCTGGAGGTGATAGAAGACAGGCTGAACTAGAAGCCTTTATCCCACAGACTGCTTTTCACAACTCTCTAACTAGACAAGGAGGTCTCTGTCCTGCCAGGTCCTGGTTTCCATCCAGCCAAAGCATTCACGAAGAACTGCTAGATCAGGAGTTCCTGATCAGGGGTTCTCAGGTCAAGCTCCTGAGAGGGGACTGTTAACAGAGCAGTGTGTCAGTTTTCAGTGTCTGTCCCCATGACGTCCCTCTCCCCTGATCGTCTCTGCCCTGTGTTGCTCTCGGGCTTTGGCAAAGTGGGGCTGCACACCATAAAATGCCTGCACGAGTACAGAGCCTGCTGCATCTGTGTTGGGGAGACAGATGGAGCCATTTACAATCCTAAAGAGATTGATCCCAGGGAGCTAGAAGAGTATGAGCAGGTGAGTTGAGCCAAGTTAACCCAGCCCCTGTTCTTAGGGGGTGGTGGTCAGTGCTTGCCTCTGAAATGCCTACAGAGAATGGGGCTGCCCCTCACCTTCTGGAGAGTCCAGCTCTGAGGGCAGCACTCAatgtggccaggctgggccCATCAGGGCTCTTCTGCTCATTTCAGGGCCACAGTACCATAGTTGGCTTCCCAAAAGCAAGGCCCTATGATGGTGGCATCCTGGAGGTGCCCTGCAACATCCTCATCCGTGCTGCTATTGAGAAACAGCTTACGAGGGAGAATGCACCCTGGGTACAAGCAAAAGTACAGACCACTCACACTGCACACTCCAACAGGCCCTGCATCAGTGTGAGTGACAGCAGCCCAGCTGAACCTTCACTTTTGGCACTCGGCACCCCAGGAAGCTGTCATGTCACTGCACTGACAACTCACCTGCTGTGCCAGAGGGACAGAGCCTGAGGCAGAGGTGGCAGGTCACATAACGCAGGGGGAGAGGAAAGCCTGAGCCCTTCCCTTTGCTAGCAGGGTGGAAGGATTGTTGGAGTGACCTTGGCCCGGTCTTCTGGCATCCTCAGTCTTCATTGTTGTTTAAGATCCTCTGCCCAGGGCAAGGGAGATGATATCCTCGAAGGTACTGGGTGTCACAGTGTTGACACTGAAAATCCTAGACAGCAGATAAGAGTGAACAAAGTAGGGGACTGTTTTGAATACCAGTTTCCTCCCTTCACTGTGAGCTCCAGGGACCAAAGGGTGTGCTGGACCTGGGACTCTGTCACAGCCAAGGTCTTTTGCAGCCTGAGCCTTCAATCATTCTGTGTGAAACATGAAGTCTGAGCTTTTGCGCATCCTGAACACCTTCAGTGGGGAGGCAAGTGCCCAGACACCAGCTGCCAGAAGTGGCATGGTGGGGGGGATCCAGTAGCAGGGAAAGCAGCCTGTCAACGGTTTCTACCTTCATATCTCCTGCTTATCTCAACTCTGCTCTGCTTGTGCTCTCAGGTCATTGCAGAAGCTGCCAATGGCCACACTACACCAGCAGCACACAAGATATTCCTGCAAAGAAACATCCTGGTCATCCTGGTATGTccatccacacacacacagggagATGGTGGGCCACACAGCATTGTCAGCTGCACGTGCCAGGCTCTGGGATCAGGCAGTGTCGATGGTGTTGTCTCACTCAGCCTGTTCCCTGCCTTGCCCCCAGCTCCTGATGCTAGTTTCCCTTCTGAACCCTCCtgcttcttggctgcagcagcaataGACCTCAGGGCTCCTGGCCAGCACCAGGATGTCTTGCAGCCACTGACGGGCCAACAGCAAACCGTGCCACATCACACAGGGTGTCAGAGCTGCTAGTGTCACTGCTCAGAGGCAGTGCAGAGCCATCACAGCTCTAGGATTCAGCCATCCCAGTAACCTCAGGACCGTCTCTGAGGGCAGAGCCCAAGGGTATGGGGAGGGACCCAAGGCAGAGGACGAGAGATCCCCAGATGGATCATGGGTGTTGGGGTCACCCTAAGCAGCAAATCTGAAGTGCGTACTGCCCTTGGCGGGACATCTATGTAAATGCAGGTGGTGTGACCGTATCCTTCTTCGAGTGGCTAAAGAGCCTGGACCATGTTAGCTACAGCTGACTCACCTTCAAGTATGAGCAGGAATCCAGCTACCACCTCCTGCagtcagcacagcacagcctggagCACTGGCAAGGCCAGAAGGGAGATCTCCATTGTCCCATCCTCAGAATTCCAGGCCCGCATGACTGTAAGTGTCTACAGCTATGGAGGGTTGTCCTGCCTCACTTGTTTTGCATTTCCAGACACTCCTGTCTGCCATCCCAGTGCTGCAAGCTGAGGTGTGGCACACACAGAGCCCCCTGTGCAATCAGCCACTGGTGGAGGAGATGGAGTAGAGATGCCATGTGTGGTGGTACAGCACTACCATCTGAGGGTGCTGCTGGATGCTGCAGGGAGCCAAGCCATGTGCTGGAGCCGGCTGCAGAAGTATCAAGCCAAGCTTAGACCACCCGTGGCAGTCTTGCACTGAGCAAAGGGGCTGTGCTTCATAAATGGGCTTGGGGGGCCAACCTCTAGCCCCACCCACAAAGGATTCACTTATTATCCTCCTCAGGGTGCCTCAGGGAAGGATATTGTTTATTCAGGACTGGCCTACACCATGGAGTAGTCAGCCAAGGTATCTCCATGGGCTCCTGGCCTTGTCCATCCCTGCTGTCGGGCCCCTTGCCTTGCTGCAGAGGCTCTGTGCTGTATTTGACACCCCATCACCACTCCCAGTGGGCCAGCATGAGGCCTGGGTTCATCTTCCTAGCGGTGGCTGTGTTCACACTTTGGGTAAAGCCTCATCCTCAGCAGTGTCCCTTGCTGCTGTTGGGTCCCTGTCCCTCTCTCCATCCCCTTGAACCTGTGTTCTTCATTTCCAGGGTTGCTTAGATGAGCCAGGGGGTGCAGCATggggctggcactgctgggTGTGGGGTCTTATGCCACCCCTTGGGGAAGCGGCTGCGTGCCATGCTCAGCAGTGTGAGTGGTATGTGTGGAGCCCACCCGTGGGGGCAGGGTCTGCCCCTGggtgtgctgtggggcagcagtgggagaGCATCTCCAGTCCTGCTTGTAGATGGCTCCAGGTCCTAAAGAACAGCCCGCTTGGACATTTGGTGTGGAGGTGACCTCCTCCCCTTTGGGTGCTCCCAGGGCCTGGCCTGGTGCTTGAACACGTGGTGCTGCCTGCACCATCCTCTCTGGGTCCTTTGCCCACCCCTCGGTCCCCAGAGCCTTGCAGCACACACCAGTCTCAcagctctcctttctctctAGCAAATTATGACCATGGCTGCGAGGTACAACCCGGGCCTGGACCAGAGAACGGCTGCCTACCTGTGCGTTCTGGAGAAGGTGTTCACTGTGTACAATGAGACAGCACCCAGCAGGGCTGACCCGGGCCTCGCTGCCAGCCACACGGTGAGGGTCACAGTCCTGCTGCACAGCGGGTGCCCGGGACACTTCGTGATGCACAGAGTGGGGACCCTGGTCTCTATAAACAGTTGGGCTGAGCACGTTCTTTCCCTGCTGCCTGGCTTTCAGCTCtcctgggcagggggctgtcttcccccacaccccctctgccccagcccctttACAGCCTCCTGGGCACTGGAGGAAGCCATGCTGATCCTTGTTTGGGCCTACTTGCCCATGTCTGGCAGAATTggacagggaaggaaaaaatgcaattagCGCCAGGGGTGGGGACAGCCCAtggcacagccagccccaggaACAGCCACCGTGGTCCATTTAATAACACATGGTGGGCGCTGCAAGCACTGCCGCAACTGGCACAGAcacagggagcagagccagggtgGGGATTTGCAGGCATCAGCAAACCTGTTGTGTGTCTGTGCTGACTGCTGCAGCTTCACTCTTTGCTGGCAAAGCTGGTGAGCCAGCACGGGTGCGGGATTTAATCTGATATTCATGGCGGGAAGACTCAGCCCAGCCTTTCcctccagcctgtgctgcagttAAGGGGCTGGAGGCTGGCTGGGGGCTCAGGCTGGGTTGGTGACCCTGCCCTGGGGGAGCCAAAGGCCCAAGGACTGTGCTGTGGGGTGGGCACAGGACCCCCTGCTGTGGCGAACACTGCTTAGTGATGTGTGGCAGTCACCTGCCCTTGAAGTGGTCACACTGCAGCTGAGCAAGCCATGGGTGCCATGTCCCTAGCCGCCAGAGGGGAGCACAGTTGTGTAAGAAGGTAGGCACAGCAGATCACAAGAGGCTCCCCTTTGCTCTGAGCTTCTAGCACAAGATGagggtgcatccccaggaggtACCTTACAAACAGCAACACATCCTACTGCAGGGACGACTGGGGGAAGCCTGCGCCCAGCACCTGAACCCCCTCTCCTAGCACAGCCAGCATCTCCTGGGAGGGAACCAGTGCTCGAGCCCAGGACTGTATCCAGCCACATTCCAGCTCGAGGTCCTCAGCCCCGAAGAGCCCCCTGCATTCACTTCCAGATacaaagcactgcagccagcaCACAGGCAAGTGGTACAGGGCACTGCCTGCACCCCAGGCCTCAGCCAGAGCATGGCTGGAGGTCCAGGGCATGGTGACCTGCTGCTGACACAGCAGTGAGCAGACAGAAGGCACCTTGCCCTCACAAGGACCcagccctgcccgctcccccagCTGGAAGGGGTCAGCTAgtctgccccagcccctcatTCCTCTTCCCAAAGCTACCCCTCTGCCAAAGCACCGGGCCACCCCTCTCCCCAGGGAACCCACAACCAGGACCAGGGGGCTACAGACAAGAGTTGGCTTTATTCACGGACACGGGGGCAGCTGTGTCACTGGCAGCTGCCCTCGTATTGCACATCCAGCAACGGGGTCGGGGGGGATATCCATGCCACGTCACAACACAGCGTCGGCGCTACAGGACCTTCGGGAGGGGCGCAGGCACCGTCACCACCcagcaggctggggagcaggctTGGGCACCAAGGGTTCACAAAGGCAAAAGACCCGTCCACCCATAGatagagagatatatatatataaaaaaaaaaaatagttccaCAATGACTAGAGCAGAACCACAGGGACACGCGTGCAAGCAAAATGTACAGCAGCCCGCGAGCAGGTCAACATGCTTTGTACAGACACAGACACGCTGGGACACAGCCAGGGTTTATGGCGCTGGGAGGGATACAGAGCGATAAACCCAGGCTTCACAgacacacgcgcacacacacacaccagtcCCTGCGGGCAGTGCCCACGGCTCGGCCACATGCCGGGGCTCAGGGGCTTAGACATGGCGGGTTTTTCTCACTGCTAGACACGGTACGGAGACATGGACGCAGTCCCTTGGAACGGAACTGGAGGAAGAACTTGTGAGCGAACGGGGCAGGGgcacccctgctcctccccagcgTGCAGGCACCGGCCAGGGCTGGCTAGGGAGGAGCAGGGGGCTACCGGCGGTTCGTTGTGCTGCTGGTGGAAGAGGCAAGGACAGGGGTCCATTATGCCTCTGGCTCATATTCCTGGTATTCCTCCTGTGGGGTAGGGAAAGAAAGAGCTGATGAGAGAGCTCAGGTGGGACATGAAGCCCCGGTACTCCCAGCCCCATGCCAGCCTGCACACGAGTCTGCAGGGCTGTATGCACGGGGCACCTGGTACCAGGCAGGCCCCAGGCTTTGCTCCAGACAGCAATGGCCACCAGGACACTGAGCGCTGGCACCCTGTGGCCTCTGtagtgccctgtgcccctctgCCACCCCATCCCCTCACCTGTGGGGGCTCCTCGTAGTTCTCCCCCTCTGGCTCCAGCAGCGGCTCAACCAGTGGTTCCTCAACTGCCTCCTGGGCCATCTCCTCTGGCTGGGGTGAACCAGGGAATCAGTTCCATGCATGAAGCCCTCCATGTGGCAcccaccctccctgcccctgaCAGACTGGGGGGACCTGGCAGAGACCAGCAATGCACCCGGGATGCTGGGGCTCCATGTGGGGGGCCCAGCAGGGGATGGCTGGCAAGGGCACCGTGGGCACACACCAGCCCACCTAGCTGGGAGGCAACTGGCAGGAGTCCATGGGACCAGGGCCTGGGTGTGCATGTCCCTGCACTGCTcccagccccggccccaggCAGGTGATGGGTCCTGGCACCGTGTGGGCCCTGGTGCGCTCCAGGCACTGGTGGGGCCACAGGAGCATCCTGCATCCCTGGCAGGGGAGGGTGGTGCTGGGGTATCCCCTCCCTGGGGCTGACAGCGCAGCTggcaggagggaaaggggggCAGCCAATCCCCCTGTGCAGCAGTGGCGGCGGCAGTGGCCTAATTTCTTCAGCTGATGCTATTTTGGGCTAAGCTGGAAGCTCATGGGGGTGGTGAGATGCAAACCCActgcccctccctgcccctccactCCCGCAGCTGTCAGGTCACCTCACAGCCACTGGAGCGATGCACCGCTGGCTCCACACCGCCGGCCACCATGCAGGAGCTAGTGCACGTACATGTCTGCAGCGGCCGCGCAGGCAGCTGGCATGCTCGGGGCAGTGATGtctgcctgccctgggcacaGGCATAACAGCTGGGGACCCTCAGGGTCtctcctgcagggctgtggaACAGCCAAGGGGCTCCCCACCAAGCCTGGGGACATGCCAGCCTTCCCGCGGCCATGGCAATGGCCAGGGGGGTCGGGTCTCACCTTCAGGTCCGCAGGGAACTCCTCCTTCTTCACCAGCCCGGTGGCTGCTGCGATGTTGCCAGCACCTGAGAACGCTGCTTCGCCCAGCTGGGACGCCTGCTCCTTCGCTTTCTCAGCCACTGCAAGAGCCAGGGGTGCCCatcagtgccccccagtgccagGGAGGGGTGCCCACCCATGGGTCCATGCTCTGCACCACCCagggggggctggtggggagtCGCTGGACAGGATCAGgccctccccacctccctgcctgggcactggggaggggagggagccgGGACACCGCtctgcagctgggcagggagtGTGAGCAGCCACAGCAAATCCTTCGTTGTGGGCCCTGTTATATAAGAGGCTTTAGCCAGATGACATCAGCCCCTCAATTAGCCTCTGATCTTGTTAGTGTGGCCACGCTATCAGGCCCAGAGAGCTACAGGAGCGGGGAGCCGGAGGGGACCGTACCTGAAGTGACACCTTGCACCACGCCTTGGGTTTTACTCCCTGGGGGTAGAAACAGACAGAGATGAGGTTAAAGGgaccagcagctgggctttgccAAGTGTTGTGCCCGGGACCCTGGCAGGGCTCTGTGAGCCGGGGCAACATCCCGCCCGCACTCCAGCCCGGCCACAGTGGGGGGTCaagcacctgcctggctccccaCAAGGCTCCTCCAGTCCCTGCAggagcctgggctggggcagcaccAGGCCACCACAtgccaggcagggcagagaCCCCGGGGCCCAGCACCATGCcagggcacagccaggcaggGTGAACACCAGCCATGCCACTGAGCAAAGGCTCCGGCGAGAGCCAGGATCTGTACCCAGAGCTGGTGCCAACACGGCACAGGAAGCCCTACAGCCGAAGCGGCCTGGGaccaggtgctgctgctggccatgcCGACCCTGCCAGGCTCCCTTCAGGCAGGGCAACACTGTCCACAGATGCCAGGACACCCCATGGGATGGGAGCATGATGTCTACAAcggggggagaaggaggaagctGGGCAGCTTCTGCAGGATGGGGCACCAGGGCACTCCTTGAGCTGCTGgagccctgcccagggcacgcacccctgggcagggtggggggtccAGGGCTGGCACCCACCACTGCCTGGGAGAACAGCTCCGAGCCCagcttcctccctccttctgcagCAGGAGTGGCCTCAGCTTCCTCCCCAAGCAGCCCAGCACCACAGCCAGGCATGTAGCCCACCCAgagctgccttctccctgcCAGTGACGTCTTCTAGGACTTGGCCTCAAATGGATGCCGGCACTGAGGGGCAGTGCGGAGGGACCCCCCAGCCACCGCCTGGGCGCCGGGGAGACACCGGCAGAGCTGTGGTGTGGGATGCACTCCAGGGCATGGCCTTCCCGAGGGGGACAAACGTGTCCCCAGCCCCGATGCTCCGAGCCGGGCACATCCCAGCACGGGTGTCACCATCTCCATCACGGTCCATCTGTGCTCTGGCCCCAGAGCATCCTCGGCGCGGAGCCGCGGGGCCCTCAGGCTCAGACCACCGAAAGCCGCAGGGGATCCAGTCCCCGGAGGTCCCATCCTCTCAGCCTGGGGACCAGCCCCGACCCTACCCCTGCCCGCGGGtccccatcctcctgcctgcacaTGCCCTGTGGGACGAGCAGGACACTGCGGGCACCGGCGCCCTGCCCCGGGGCACCCAGCCGCCAGGGTGGTCGTGGCGGGGAAGAGGCAGGGGCaggcggggcggaggggggggaggACACGGCAGGGGGATGGGCAGGAGGACGCAAGGGCAAacgcaggagcagggaagggcagTCAGAAGGGGCCGGCAGAGGCTTGCAAGGGACGGGCAGGGATAAGCCGGGGGACAGGCAGGCCGGGCCAGCCCTTACCGACATAGAGGACCCCCTCTTTGGTCTTCTCGGCAGCCTCGGCCACCCCCTGCTTGGTCTTCTCGGCGGCGGCGACCACCCCCTCCTTGGCCTTGGACAAGCCCTTCATGAACACCTCCATGGCGGCTCTGCGGGGAGAGGCCGCACGGCTTcaccccgccccggcccccccggccccgcgcatccccgcccgccccgcgcaTCCCCGCccacccccgcgcccccggcccccggcccctgtCCCGCTGCCCGCCCCACCTGGCTCGCTGGCGGCGTGGacgggcgggccgggccgggccgggccgggctgcggcggggcgggctCAGTGCGGCTGtgccggggccgcgccgcgctgcgccgcaccgcgccgTGCCGTGATGTGCGGGGGGGACCGTGCCGAGCCATGCCGAGCCGTGCCTGGCCGCCCCGCGCGGGAGCGGCACCCCGGCACTTTGCCGCCCCAGCCCACAGGCTCCTTCCCCGCACAACTCGGCACCCCCGGGATAGTCTCATCACGTCTCAccttctccccatccccacccgTCCTGATTCCATCCCATGCTGTCCCCATACTATCCTGTCCTGGTTCCCATCacatcccatccccatctcaCCCTCCTCCTGTCCCATCTCCTCCCGATCCTGatcccatcccctccccttACAGGCTGTCCCTATCCCATCCTGTCCCCGTCCCACCCCTTCCCCGTTCTACCCTGTCCCTATGCcattcccatcccatccctATCCCATCCCCTCACGTCCTCTTCCCACCTCATCCCACCCCATTTGCAtcccaccctgtccctaccccaTCTAATTCTGAACCCAACCCCTCCCCATCACATCCCCCACTTTCTCCCTATTCCATTCCATCCCATGTTGTTCCCATCCCATCCTACCCTGATCCCATCCTCCCCATCACATCCCATACCCCATCTGCACTCCCCATCCCGAGGCTATCACACACTGTGTACCATCCCACCCTGCCTCACCCCATACCATCTTCATCCCACCCCACACTGTCCCCTCTTACCCCAACCTAACCCCCTATACTGACCTCATCCCACCCTGACCCCCTGCCCTCgtcccccagctccctgccctaGGGGGGAtctccccacctccctgctccaCAGGAGGGGTAGGCCTGacaccctctccccagcacactgccctccagccccaccagctgcagctgggacagctcGTCATCCCGCCCGCCTGTGGGCACTTAAGAGCCAGGGGTGGCTGAGGGGAGCCTGTGCTGGGCAGGATGGCTACGGGGGAACTGGTGAGTACTCTGTGTGTGATCTGGGCCTGGCAGCAGAGCCTAGGCAGCCCTGCCACCCCCTCGGGGGTGTGTCATGGTGTGGGGGTTGCTGGGGGTCTGCAGACTCCCTGCTGGAGTGGCTGTGGGCTCCTTGGGTCTGTCTCTCCTTCCGCAGCGGAGGCAAgaggagcggcggcggcggcggaaggctcagcagcaagagctgctcctggcagagAGCCTGGGCAAGCACCCCCTGCAGAACAGGTATGGGGGGCCCAGCCATGGGCAGCCTTTTCAGTGCTGGGAGTGGGGTGCTGGGACTGGAGGGGGGCTGACACCAGCATGGCTGACAGctcccccccatctcccctccTTCACCAGGTGGGCACTGTGGTTCTTTAAGAATGACAAGAGTAAGATGTGGCAGGCAAACCTGCGCCTCGTCACCAAGTTCAGCACTGTGGAGGACTTCTGGGCGTGAGTGTCCCACGGATGGGCAACATCTCCTCTTTGGAGAGGTCCTAGTGAGGCAATTGGGGCCagaggagggtgctgggggtccctgaggcACCCCTTCTCACTTGTTTCTCTGTCTTGTCTCCATGTTGCACAGGCTCTACAGCCACATCCAGCTTGCCAGCAAGCTCACATCTGGCTGCGACTATTCCCTCTTCAAGGTGAAACACCCCTTCCACCGCAGTCCCTTCTCAGacacccctgcagcacccagcattATGGGGGCTCACTGGGTGCTCGTGGGGCTGACAAGGTGTCCTGGCCATAGGGTCAGAAGGGAAGCCAGGCTGGGTGCTCGCAGCTCCCCAAGCTGTCTCTGGCTGGGTGCTTGGTGCCCCTGACCATCCCCTTGCCTGTCCCTAGGATGGCATTGAGCCCATGTGGGAGGACAGCCAGAACAAGCGTGGTGGGCGCTGGCTCATCACCCTGGCCAAGCAGCAGCGGCACACTGAGCTGGACCGTTTCTGGTTGGAGACGGTGAGTGTGGTCCCACTTGGGCTGGCCTGCAGGGTCCTGGCAGCATTGTTTCCCCTGCCACAGTGCTGAGCCCCAGTGGGGACTGTCATGggctccccttctcctcctgacAGCTGCTGTGCCTCATCGGGGAGATGTTTGATGAATACAGTGATGAAGTGTGTGGGGCCGTCATCAATATCCGTGCCAAGGGAGACAAGATTGCCATCTGGACCCGGGAAGCGGAGAACCGGGAAGGGGTCACCCACATTGGGTAATGCAGCTTCATGGTGgggggctgtgcagggctgggttttgggggaaTGGGATCCCTGAGCAGGGAGAAGTGATGCTGTCCTGTTCACACAgcctttttccctcctccaggcGTGTCTACAAAGAGCACCTGGGCCTGTCGCAGAAGGTGGCCATTGGGTACCAGGCCCATGCAGACACGGCCACTAAGAGCGGCTCCCTCACCAAGACCAAGTTTGTGGTCTGACTGTGGGAGGAGTGGGACTCCCTGTGGGGTTCTCCTGTCCCATCCCATAATGAATGGCTGCAGCTGAGCATGGTCTGTGTGTCCAGGGCTCTGGCACTGTGGGGTGTCTTTTGTGTGTGGGGTGGGGTATCTTCTGGGTTGGGGATAACGTGTTGCCTTATTCTGTACCTGCCCACTGGGTGAGCAGGATGGTGCGCAAGCACAGAGCTGGTATCACCTGGGCATCACTGTGGGCTTGAGGCACTGTGtgccccctgcctcccccggtGCCCCTCTCCCTGGGCCTAAAGGGCTGTCCCTCTGCTCTGAGGGACCCTGGATAATCCCCAGGAGGGTGCTAGGCTCTGCCTTCCCCTGGCCAAGGCATGGGCACAGCTTGCTGCTCTGCAAGCCTGGGTGAGGGAGGGGGTACCAGAGCCcagctcttccccaggctgagctgACCCGGAGCTGGT
This genomic interval carries:
- the SNCB gene encoding beta-synuclein, encoding MEVFMKGLSKAKEGVVAAAEKTKQGVAEAAEKTKEGVLYVGSKTQGVVQGVTSVAEKAKEQASQLGEAAFSGAGNIAAATGLVKKEEFPADLKPEEMAQEAVEEPLVEPLLEPEGENYEEPPQEEYQEYEPEA
- the EIF4E1B gene encoding eukaryotic translation initiation factor 4E type 1B, with the translated sequence MATGELRRQEERRRRRKAQQQELLLAESLGKHPLQNRWALWFFKNDKSKMWQANLRLVTKFSTVEDFWALYSHIQLASKLTSGCDYSLFKDGIEPMWEDSQNKRGGRWLITLAKQQRHTELDRFWLETLLCLIGEMFDEYSDEVCGAVINIRAKGDKIAIWTREAENREGVTHIGRVYKEHLGLSQKVAIGYQAHADTATKSGSLTKTKFVV